A genomic region of Chryseobacterium sp. KACC 21268 contains the following coding sequences:
- a CDS encoding prevent-host-death protein — MNYKLELQTQDPGSNIVFNNIILDVFKVNIVERYSGKMNMKPKLCEVVFKVRTLDDQIIKKKDGNVNTYIRNDGFTNYKTFINVLSSYHYKKKLINRKEAEQDFVHFILSLVVTNYELN; from the coding sequence ATGAATTATAAACTTGAACTGCAGACACAAGATCCTGGATCAAACATTGTCTTCAATAATATCATATTAGACGTTTTCAAAGTAAATATTGTTGAGAGGTACAGCGGGAAAATGAATATGAAACCGAAACTTTGCGAAGTGGTGTTTAAGGTAAGAACCTTGGACGACCAAATCATCAAAAAGAAGGATGGCAACGTCAATACCTACATAAGAAATGATGGATTTACCAACTACAAAACTTTTATAAATGTTCTTTCTTCCTATCACTACAAGAAAAAACTAATCAACAGAAAGGAAGCAGAGCAGGATTTTGTCCACTTTATTTTAAGTCTTGTAGTCACTAATTATGAATTGAATTAA
- a CDS encoding histone H1: MTELIEKINAEFEAFKADAELQAEKSNKAAGTRARKASLSIEKLLKEFRKTSLEATKA, translated from the coding sequence ATGACAGAATTAATCGAAAAAATCAACGCAGAATTTGAAGCGTTCAAAGCAGACGCTGAATTGCAAGCAGAAAAATCAAACAAAGCAGCTGGTACAAGAGCGCGTAAAGCATCTTTAAGCATCGAAAAATTATTAAAAGAGTTTAGAAAAACTTCTTTGGAAGCTACTAAAGCTTAA
- the gndA gene encoding NADP-dependent phosphogluconate dehydrogenase, with protein MEKYNYGMIGLGVMGRNLLYNIADNGFSIAGFDLDKLKVQELEDGATSGTTVSGTDSLEEFVAKLETPRKIVLMVPAGKPVDAGLENIKPLLTKGDIVIDAGNSYFQDTNRRISDLATLGLHFMGMGVSGGEKGARFGPSIMPGGDLEAFHSVRPMLEAIAAKVNGESCTAYMGKDAAGHYVKMVHNGIEYAIMQLISEAYDLLHRGAELSNDQLYEVFKDWNNGELNSFLIEITRDIFQQKDSVSGGFLLDQILDKAGSKGTGKWTSEEALENGVAIPTIDAAVASRTLSSYKDERILASKLYPKSEIAKPENTELFVQEVGDALFLATLISYTQGLSLLVKASEEYHFEIPLKDVVKIWRGGCIIRSSLLETFYAAYTEDQNLSNILLNENISKLVKSKISSLRKTIGFATSNGISTLGLQTVLAYFDAYTTENLPVNLIQAQRDYFGAHTYQRKDQDGVFHTQWESTNH; from the coding sequence ATGGAAAAGTATAATTATGGAATGATCGGCCTTGGCGTGATGGGGAGAAATCTCCTCTACAACATCGCAGATAATGGATTCTCTATTGCAGGTTTTGACCTTGACAAATTGAAAGTTCAGGAATTAGAAGACGGCGCAACTTCAGGAACAACTGTTTCTGGTACAGATTCTCTTGAGGAATTTGTGGCTAAGTTAGAGACACCAAGAAAAATAGTGTTGATGGTTCCCGCCGGAAAACCAGTAGATGCGGGATTAGAAAATATCAAACCACTCCTGACCAAAGGTGATATCGTGATCGATGCCGGGAATTCTTATTTTCAAGATACCAATCGACGTATTAGTGACCTTGCAACTTTAGGTTTGCATTTTATGGGAATGGGCGTTTCCGGAGGAGAAAAAGGAGCGAGGTTTGGACCAAGTATTATGCCTGGTGGAGATCTGGAAGCTTTCCATTCCGTTCGTCCGATGTTGGAGGCCATCGCTGCGAAAGTGAACGGTGAATCGTGTACTGCTTACATGGGAAAAGACGCCGCTGGACATTACGTCAAAATGGTGCACAACGGAATTGAATATGCCATCATGCAGCTCATCAGTGAAGCCTACGACCTTCTTCATAGAGGTGCAGAACTTAGCAATGACCAGCTTTACGAAGTTTTCAAAGACTGGAACAATGGTGAGCTGAATTCTTTTTTAATTGAGATCACAAGAGATATTTTCCAACAGAAAGATTCCGTTTCAGGTGGATTTTTATTGGATCAAATTCTGGATAAAGCAGGATCCAAAGGAACAGGAAAATGGACTTCCGAGGAAGCATTGGAAAACGGAGTCGCTATTCCGACCATCGATGCTGCTGTGGCATCCAGAACTTTGTCTTCTTATAAAGATGAAAGGATCCTGGCGTCCAAATTATATCCAAAATCAGAAATTGCGAAACCGGAAAATACCGAACTATTCGTGCAGGAAGTTGGTGATGCCCTTTTTCTGGCTACCTTGATCAGTTACACGCAAGGTTTGTCACTTCTGGTAAAAGCATCTGAAGAATATCATTTTGAAATTCCATTGAAAGATGTCGTGAAGATCTGGCGTGGTGGCTGTATCATCCGTTCTTCATTATTGGAAACTTTCTACGCAGCATATACAGAAGATCAGAATTTATCGAATATTCTTCTTAATGAAAATATTTCGAAGCTTGTAAAATCTAAGATCAGTTCATTGAGAAAGACCATTGGTTTTGCAACTTCCAATGGAATCTCCACATTGGGATTACAAACGGTCTTGGCCTATTTTGATGCTTACACTACAGAAAATCTTCCCGTGAACCTGATCCAGGCACAACGCGATTACTTTGGTGCACACACTTATCAGAGAAAAGATCAGGATGGTGTCTTTCATACCCAGTGGGAATCTACAAATCATTAA